The sequence CGAGACCCGAGAGGAGCTCGCGCGCTTCGTGGAGCTTCTGCCGATGCTGCTCGCGGGCCTGGAGGGCGCCGCCTGGCACGCGCGTCCCAGCCCGGCGGAGTGGTCCCCCGTTGAGATCGTCTGCCACCTCCGTGACGAGGAAGTGGACGACTTCGGCGCGCGCCTGCGCGTGATCCTCGCCGGCGGCGCGCGCTTCGCCCCCAACGATCCCGAGCAGAATGCCGTGACCCGCCACTATCGGGAGGCCGATCCCGCGGAGGCCTTGGCGGCCTTCGTCACTCACCGCCGGGCCACGCTCGATCTCCTCGCCGCGGCCCCACCCGAACGGCTCGCCGGCACCGCCGAGCGCCCCAATGGGGGACGGCTCTCCGGCCTCGATCTCCTGGCGAGCTGGGTCGCGCACGACCGCCTGCATCTCCAGCAGCTCGCGGGCACACTCGCCCGGCTCTGGGCGAAGCGCTGGGGGCCGCTCGACGTGGGCTATGCCGGGCCCATCCCCTACGGCGGATAGGCGCGGCGTTACTTCCGCGCGCTGGCGATGTGGGCGGGCTGCGGGAACGCCAGCCCCGCGTCGTCCACGTGCGCCGCGAGGGTCTCGGTAATCTCGGTCACCAGCTCGCGCCGCTGCGTGTCCGTGAGCTGGGCGAGCAGCCCCAGCATCTGCGGCGCGCCCCCGGTGATGATCCGGTAGAACGCCTCCGGCGAGGCGAAGCGCGTCATCTTCACGTCGGCGCGGATCTCGAGGTCGCGGAAGCCGGCGCCCGCCATCACGCCACGGAGCGCCGCGCGGTCCCCAAAGGAAAACGGCGGCAGCTTCGCCGCGGCAGCGCCCACATACTTGGCGAGCGCGCGCTCGAGCGCGGCGAAGCCCGGACAGTGCGCGGTGGACTTCCACACCGCGAGGAGGAGCCGGCCGCCTGGCGCGAGCACGCGATGCATCTCGCGCAGCGCCGCCGGTTTGTCGGGAAAGAGCTGCAGCCCCTGCTGGCAGAGGACGAGGTCGAACGCGTCGTCCGGTAGAGGCATGGCCTGGGCGTTCCCCTCGATCCACTCGATGGGAAGCCCTTTGGTGACGGCGCGCGCGACCGCCAGCATGTTCGGATTGAGATCGAGGCCCAGCACGCGGCCGCCGGGGCCCAGGCGCGCGGGCAATAAGCGCGTGACCACGCCGGTGCCGCACGCCACGTCGAGCACGCGCGCGCCCGCTGCGGGCGCCGCGCGCGCCACGAGGTCGGCCGCCCAGTGGGCGAACATCGCGGGCACCATGTCCCGCTCGTAGACCTCGCCGGGATTCGCGGGCGGCGGCGCGCTGCTCAGCGGAGCAAGGCCTTGTAAGTAGGCTCGTCGAAGCCGACGAGGAGCGTGCGGCCCTTGCGGAGGGTGGGTGCGCGCAGATTCGCGGAGGGCCCGAGCAAGAGCCCGAGCAGCGTGGCGCGATCGGGCTTCTCGCGCTTGAGGTCGAGGTGGACGACCTTGGCGCCCTTGGCCACGTAGAGCTGGTCCACGTCCTTCACGAGGGCGAGCGCCTGCTCGGGGCCCATCCGCACCTTCTTGGCGTCGACCTGCTCGGCGGTGTCGATCCCGGCCTTCGCAAGGAACCCTTGCGTCTTGCGGCAGGTCATTCAGCCGTTGCGGTGATAGCTCCAGTCCACGCGGGCCACGCGCGCGGCTCCGTTACTTCGCGTCGGGCAGGCCCACCGCCTTGCGAATCTTGGCGAGCTGCCCGGCGTGATCGTTCCAGTGGTACTCGAAGAGGGCGCCCACGTAGACGGGCATGGGGACCTGCTCGTTGCCCATGAGCTGCTTGAAGAGGGGGATGCGCGCCTTGCGCTGGAGATCGGACTCGGAGAGCGTCTCGAGGTAGGTGAACACGGCCTTGCGCTGCGCGTCGAGCAGGTCCAGGAGCTGCTTGCCCGTCGCGGTGGCGCGCGGCCCGCTGATGTCGGCCTCGCCGCCCTTGATCTCGATCAGCGGCAAGTTCGTGGTGGAGAAGCTCTTGAGGACGGTCACCACGTCCCAGCCCGGCTCGAAGAGCATGTGGCAGAGCACCTGGCGGACGGTCCACTCACCGGGGGCGTCGGACTTGTCGAGGTAAGGCTCCATGCCCTGGAGCTGCTTGCTGATGTTCGCGAACGCCGCGTCCGACTTCGCCTTGAGCCCCATCACCGTCGCCGTCGCCATCACCGCGCCTCCTCGAACCAGGGGATGACGATCAGTATAGCGGAAAAGGGTCCACGCCGGCGACGCCGGGTCACGGCGCCGCCGACGCGTGATCGAAACGAACGAGCCCACACTCGCCCGCTCCGACTTCCTTGCTGCTACGACTCCTTGCTACGCCTGCGCGAGCTTGGAGACCGCGCCGGCCGGAACGACGGCCCGGATCAACCCGCCGCCCCGACCGACGCGACCCGCCGCCGAAGGCCGGCTATTGGCCGGTGACCTCGACGGAGCTGACAACCTTTTCGCCGTCCTTCTCCTCGAACGTGACGAGGACCTTGTCGCCCTCGTGGAGCTTGTCCATCAGGTCCTGGCTGGGAACGCGCAGCTCGGTCCCGTCCTCAAGCGTGAGTGTGCTGGCGGCGGTATCGAGCTGCTTGACGACGCCCGCGAGCTCGGCGGCCTGCGCCGCGGGCCCGAACGCGAGCACGGCCAGGGCGGCCAGAGCGATCGACGACCTCAAAGAAAACATGTCCCCTCTCCTCGAGTTTTCGGTGAGCGACGGGCCGCGGGAAACGACGCCGCGGCGGTACGGCGAGGAGCGACTAGAGGAGGGGCGGGGAGCGACCGGGGAGGGCGACGACGCTGAAGCTGCCGGGGTCCGCGGGAGTCACCACGATGACCCGGCTGATGACGACGTCGGGAGCCGGGAACTCGGGCGAGGCCGCGGCCTCGAGGGCCTTGAAGCCCGCGAGCGCCAGGGCATCGTCAGTGTCCCCGCCATCGTAGATACCGGGGATCCAGGTCTCCTCGATGCCGCAGGCGAAGACGGCCGAGCGCAGCGAGAGGAGCGCCGCGACGAGCAGCAATCCCAGGAGCACACGCCGCTTCATGGCGAACCTCACCATACTCCCCTCCGCGGGGCGAGGCAAGACCCTAGATGAAGACCTCCAGGCCGTCGCTGGCGCACTCCCAGGGGGCGTCCCCTTGGCGGGCGAGCATCTCCGGGCCCATGTGGGTCAGGATGATGCGCCGGGCGTCCAGCCGATCCGCGTGATCGCGCAGGGTCGCGAGGTCGAGATGGAAGCGGAGCCGGCGCTCGAACGTGTAGGCCTCGCAGACGAAGAGATCGGCGCCGCGCGCCGCCTCGAGCAGGGCGTCCGTCCACTGCGTGTCGCCGGAGTAGACCACCGTGCGCCCGCCGTACTCCACCCGCAGGGCGTGGGGCGGCGCTCCGCTCGGGTGGTCTACCAGATAGGGTGTCACCCGCGCGGGCCCGATCGTGACCGGCTCGCGGTCACGGAGCTCGACGTAGGACGTCTCGAAGCGCCGCGCGATGGCGGCGGAGCCGGGGAAGAAGAGCTCCATCGCCGCGTGCATGCGCGCGCCCACGCCGGCCGGCCCCGCCACTACCAGCGGCCGCGCGCGCCGGCTGAACTGCCCGTCGAGAACGAGAAAGGGCACACCGCCGAAGTGATCCACGTGCAGGTGCGTCAGCAGCACCCAGCCGACCTCGGATGGGTCGAGCGCCAGGCGCTTGAGGCCCACGAGCGAGGTGGTGCCGCAGTCGAGGAGCAGACTCCCCTCGCCCGCCCCGGACAGATGCAGGCAGGTCTGGAGGCGGCCCCCGCTGCCGAACGAATCACCGGAGCCGATGAAGCGGAGCGTGACCGTCGCCATGGCGGCCTATCTTGCCTCGCCCGGCACGCCGTGTCATCCTCGCCGCATGCCGCCCACGTCGATCAAGATCGAGCACGCCCGCTACGTCATCACCGTCGACGACCAGCGCCGGATCATCCGCGACGGTTCGGTCCTGGTCGAGCGGGGGCGCATCACCCGCGTGGGCCGCGCCGCCGAGCTGGCGGATACGCGGGCCGACCGCATCATCGACGCCCGCGATCTCGTCGTGACGCCCGGGTTCTTCAACGGACACATGCACATCAGCTACGCCCACCCGGTCCGCGGGATCTTCCCCGATGACGTGGGGAGCCCGCTCAAGCACGTGTTCGCGCTCCAGATGGCCATGACGGAGGAGGAGGAGTATCACGCGACGCTCCTGGGCCTTCTCGAGCTGGTGCGAAGTGGCACCGTGTGCCTGCTCGATCCCGGCTCGACCAAGTTCCCGGACGCGTGCCTCCAGGCCTACGAGGCTGCGGGCATCCGTGTGATCCTGGGGGAGTGCGTCACCGATCGCGACGCGCCCTTCCCGCTTCCGAAGTACCCGACGGCGGAGGCGGCGGCGCGCACCACCGCGTTCCTCGACAAGTGGAACGGGCGGCTCGATGGCCGCGTGCGCGCCTGGGCCATGCCGTTCTCGCCGGAGACGTGCAGCGCCGAGCTCTTGCAGGCCGTGCACCGCGCGACCGAGGAGCGGGGCACCGGCCTCACCCTGCATCACGGCAGCGGGGACCAGGCTCGCCGTGACTACCAGGCGCGCGGCGCGAAGAGCCCGACGGAGTACCTGGAGGGGCTCGGCGTGCTGGGGCCGCGCACCCTGCTCGCCCATGCCCTGGGGATCGACGACAGCGAGATCGACTGCATCGCGCGGACCGGCACCGCGGTCACCATGTGCCCGGTGACCGCGGCCAAGGGGGCGCGGGGCGTGGGCACCCACGGGCGCATGCCCGAGCTGGTCGGGCGGGGGGTCCGCGTGGCGCTCGGCTGCGACTCGCCCAACAACTCGAACCACCTCGACATGATCCGCGCCATGAACATGGCGGCTATCCAGTACAAGGACGCTCGCCAGGACATGTCGCAGATCCCGGCGGAGACCGCGCTCGAGCTGGGGACGCGGCTGGGCGCGGCGGCGATGGGGCTGGGCGACGAGACGGGGGTGATCGCGCCGGGGCGGCGGGCCGATCTCGTCCTGTTCGACACGCAGCGGCCGGAGTGGCAGGCGATCTGGAACCCGGTCAACAACCTCGTCTACAACGCCGATGGGCGCAGCGTGCACACGGTGGTGATCGACGGGCGCGTGGTGATCGACGCCTACCGTCAGACCTTCGTCGACGAGCGGAGGCTCTACGGCACCGTCCAGGAGATCGGCGAGCGGCTGCAGGCGCGGACGGGCATCACCTTCCCGGCCTCGCGCTGGCCCATCGTCTGAGCATTTTCGCGCACGGCGTCTTGTCGGATTTCGCCGGCTCCTGCTACTCTTGAGGGGCCTTGGCTGACGAAGTTCCCCCGACCGACGCGCCGTCGCCACCCCCCGCCCCGAGCCCCGCGACCCCCGCGGCCGTGGGCGGTCTCCTCGGCTGGATCCGGCACCCCTACCTGCCGCACGCGCAGGCCGCGGTGGGCCTGCTCGCGGGCGTGCTTTCCATCGGCGGCTTCGTCTACTCCTATCTTTGGGCGACCGCGCCGGTGCCGCCCACGAGCGGCGACGTGGCCGTGATGGCGCTCGACGCGCGGACCGAGAAGCCCATCCCCGACGCCACGCTGGAAGTGCTCACGGTGAAGGACGCGCTCGTCACCACGCTCGCCCCCGACGCCAATGGACGGGCGCGCCAGACGATCAAGGAAGGGAACTATCGCCTCCGGGCCAGTCACGCGGGCTACTCGACCGAGGTGCGGCAGATCCACGTGATCGGGGGCAACACCTCGGACCTGCGCGTGCGCCTCACCCCCAGGACGGCGAAGCCGCCAACGCCCACGGCGACCGCTCCAGCGGGCTCCGCCCCGTCCAGCGGCGCCACCGCGACCAAGAGCTCGCCCCCCGCCTCCTCATCGGGCGGCGACTTCGGCAAGGCAGTGGACGAGGGCGTGAACGCGGTGAAGAAGATCTTCCGCTAGACCGCCTCGCCGATCGCCTTCACACCGCCGGGATTGTCCAGCGACGAGAGATCGCCCGGCTCCTTGCCGAGGTAGGTCGCGCGGATCACCCGGCGCATGATCTTCGCACTCCGCGTCTTGGGCAACTCGCGCGCGAACAGCAGGCGCTCGGGCTTGATGGCCTTGCCCATGTGGTGCACCACACGCTCCGTGAGCTCCGCGCGGAGCGGCTCGGACGGGACCTGGCCGGGGCGCAGCACGGCGAAGCACACCACCGTCTCGCCCTTGATCTCGTGCGGGATGCCGATGGCCGCGGCCTCCGCGACGGCGGGATGGCCGACCAGCACCGACTCGACCTCGGCGGGACCCACCCGCTTCCCGGCGATCTTGAGCGTGTCGTCGGAGCGCCCGTGCACGAACCAGAAGCCGTCGGCGTCCACGTAGGCCCAGTCGCCGTGCGTCCACACGTTGGGCCAGCGTGACCAGTACGTCTCCTCGTAGCGCGCGGGATCCTGCCAGAAGCCCTTGGTCATGCCGGGCCACGGCCGCGTGATGACGAGCTCGCCCACCTGCTCCCGCACCGGCGTGCCGTCGTCCCCGAACACATCGGCGGCCATGCCGGGAATGGGACCGGCGAAGGAGCACGGCTTGATGGGCGCGTTGGGGAAGCACGAGAGGATGCCGCCGGAGATCTCGGTGCCGCCCGTGTAGTTGATGATGGGCACGCGGCCCGCCCCGATGGCGTCGAAGAGCCAGCGGTAGGGCGCGGGATTCCACGGCTCCCCCGTGGAGATGGACACGCGCAGCGATGAGCGATCGTGCTTCTTCACCCACTCGTCGCCGTGGGGCATGAGCGCCCGCACCGCGGTGGGCGAGATGCCCAGATGCGTGACCCGCTGGCGCGCGATCAGGGCCCAGAGGCGATCGGGCTGAGGGTAGTCCGGCGTCCCCTCGAAGAGCACCGCGGTGGCGCCCAGCAGCAGCGAGCCCGTGATCAGCATGGGGCCCATGAGCCAGCCGAGATCGGTGACCCAGAACACGCGGTCGCCCACGCCGATGTCCATGCAGTAGGCGAAGTCGTGCGCGTTCTTGATCCCGAAGCCGCCGTGCGTGAGCACGGTGCCCTTCGGCTTCCCCGTCGTGCCCGAGGTGTAGATGATGAGCGCGGGATGATCGGCGGGCACCGCGAGCGCGGGGCACTCCGCCGACTCGCGCGCCACCAGCTCGTGCCACCAATGATCGCGGCCGGCGGTGAAGGGAATATCGCCATTGAGCCGACGCTGGACGACGACATGTCGCACAGTGGGCGAGGATGCGGCAGCCTCGTCCGCCGTCTGCTTCATCGCCACGATGCCGCCCCGGCGGTAGAAGCCGTCGGCGGTGATCAGCACCTTGGCGTCACAGCCCTGGAGGCGTGCCGCCACCGCCTGCGCGCCGTAGCCGGAGAAGCACGGCGTGTACACGGCGCCGATGCGGGTCACCGCGAGGATCGCGATCACCGCCTCCGGGCTCATGGGGAGGAACACGCCGACGGTGTCCCCCCGCCCGACCCCGAGGCGGCGCAGGGCGTTCGCCAGGCCGTTCACCTCGGCGGCCAGCGCGGCGTAGGTCAGCGTCCGCACCTCGGCCTGCTCCGACTCCCAGATCACCGCGAGCTCCGAGCCGCGGCCTGCCGCGACATTCCGGTCGACACAGTTCGCGGTGAGATTGGTCTCGCCGCCCGGGAACCACTGCGGCCAGGCGATGCCGCGCGAGACATCGAGCACACGCGTGTAGGGGCGGCTGAACGTCCAGCCCAGATCGCGCACCACCGCGTCCCAGTACCACTCGGGATCGGCGATCGAGCGCGCGTGGAGCGCGGCGAGGGAGTCGAGGCGGTGCGCGGCCATGAAGCGGCCGATGCGCGTGCGGGCGGCAGCGGCGGGGTCGGGGCGCCACACGATCTCGTCGAGGCTCATGCCGCTCATTTTACTGTAAGCTCCCCCGGGGAGGAGACCCGCCATGGCGATCCGGATCGAGACGCAGGGCCCGGTGACCACCGTGATCATGGACCGACCGGAGGCGCGTAACGCCGTCGACGGTCCGAGCGCGCGCGCGCTTGCCGACGCGTTCCGCGCATTCGACGCCGACCCGGAGCAGCGGGTCGCGGTGCTCTGGGGCGCCGGTGGGACGTTCTGCGCGGGCGCCGACCTCAAGGCCTTCGGCAGCGGCACCGGGCTCCGCGTCGAGCCCGACGGGGACGGGCCCATGGGCCCCACGCGCATGCTGCTGGACAAGCCGGTGATCGCCGCGGTGTCCGGCTACGCGGTGGCGGGCGGGATCGAGCTGGCGCTCTGGTGCGATCTTCGCGTCGTCGAGGAGACGGCGACATTCGGTGTGTTCTGCCGGCGCTGGGGCGTGCCGCTGCTCGACGGGGGCACCGTGCGCCTCCCGCGGCTCATCGGGCTCAGCCGCGCGCTGGATCTGATCCTCACCGGCCGGCCCGTGGACGCCCGGGAGGCGCTCGCCATTGGCCTCGCCAACCGCGTGGTCCCGGCCGGGAAGGCGCGCGAGGAAGCCGAGGCGCTCGCGCGCGCGCTCGCCGACCTGCCGCCACTGTGCCTGCGCAGCGACCGCCGCTCCGCGCACGAGAGCATGAGCCTCGATCTCCCGGCCGCCCTCGCGCGCGAGTACGAGCTCGGCCGGGTCACCCGCGATTCCGGCGAGAGCCGCGCCGGCGCCCTCCGCTTCGCCGGCGGTGAGGGACGGCACGGGGCGCCCGCGCCGTCGCGCTAGCCGCGCGGGTCGCCCTTCTCGACGCGCAGCTCCGCCACGAGCAGCCGGGTCACCTTGAGATCTCGGATCTCGAGGTCGTGTATGCGCGCGTGGCGCACCCACAGGCGGCCGATGGCGAGCGCGCCCAGGGCGAGGGCCCCCAGCGCCAGCGCGCCGAAGGCGACCGCGCCGGTGGCGAGCGCGCCCGACATCTCGGCGCCGCTCGCACTGGAGCCGATGGCCTGGTGGCGGACGCGGAGCTGCCGCACCGCGCGGAGCGGTCCGGCCGGGCGTCCGGTCGGCATGGGCGGATGGGAATGGAGCGGGCGTTCGGTGGTGGAGTCCATGGCGTCGTTCCTCTCAGGCATAGTGGGGCGCGCAGCCTTCGGGCTTGCGAATGCGCTTCGTGGACGCGGGATACTTGCCGAGCTTCTCGGCGGGGCGGCGGGGACGCGCCACGAGCTCGCCGCCGCAGTTGGGACAGAGGCCGCCGAGCACACCATCGGCGCAGGCCCGGCAGAACGTGCACTCGAACGAGCAGATCACGGCGTCGGGCGTGCCCGGCGGCAGATCGCGATCGCAGCATTCACAGTTCGGTCGAAGCTCGAGCATGAGGCTCCTCCTTGCGGGGCCGGGGCTCAGCGCAGCGGCTTGTTGAGCTGGATGGTGTAGTCGCCGAACCCGAGACTTCGGTAGAGGCGGGCCGCGCCCTCGTTGCGGGCGAGGACACCCACCCGGAGCGTCTTCGCGCCCTTGCCGCGCGCAAAGGCCGCCGCGCGCTCCAGCAAGGCCCGGCCGAGACCGTGCCGCCGGTACGCGGGCAACACCACCAGATCCGATACGTAGGCGTAGGCCTGGCTCTCGTCCGGCTCGGGGACCACGCGGCCCAGCACGCCGACGAAGCCGACCACGGTGCCGTCCTCCTCGGCCACGAACACGCGGCCCAGCGACTCGTCGCAGCGACGGAGCATGTGGGCCAGGTATCGGTCGGCCATCTCCTCGCCCTTCGGCAGCGTCGGCTCGAGCCCGCGCTCGAAGTCCTGGAGCTCCACCACGCAGGTCCGCAGGGGCTTCCGGTCGCGCAGCGCATCGTACTCGCGGATCATCGGCCGCCCTCGCGGATCTCCATCGAGGCGATCCGATCTCCGTCCAGGGCGTACACATGGTGGACCACCGTGTCCTTGAGGACGGCGCCCTGGAGATCGCGCACGACCTGGCGCACCTCCACGTCCACGCGGCCGTCGGCGGTGGGTGTGAAGCGGGAGGGCTCCACCGAGGGATCGATCAGGGTCCACTGGCGGGTCCAGTAGTCGCGCACCGCCGCGTGGCCCCGTAGGGTGCCGCCCTCCATGCCGTTGGGCCAGATCACGTCGGGGGTCATGAGCGCGAGCGCGCCCGCGACGTCGCGCGCGTTGAAGGCGGCGTAGGCGGCGCGGAGCACCGCCTCGGTCTTCACTGCACGACCTCGTCGGCGCGCGCGACGAGGGACTGCGGGAGACTCACCCCGAGGGCGCGCGCGGTCCGGGCATTGAGCACCAGCTCGAACTTCCTGACCTGCTCCACGGGCAGGTCCGCGGGCCGGGCGCCCTTGAGGATGCGGTCCACATAGACGGCAGCCAGGCGATGCGCCTCGCCGAAGCTCGGGCCATAGGTCATGAGCAGACCATGCTCGGCGTATTCCCGCGGCCCGCTGAGCGTCAGCAGGCGGTGCTTGACGCCCAGCTCTGCAAGCTGGGCCACGTTGGCCCCGAAGACCGGATCTCCCAGGATGAGGAGCGCGTCCACGTGCTGCCCGGCAACCGTCCCGAAGGCTCGATCGAACGCGTC is a genomic window of Candidatus Methylomirabilota bacterium containing:
- a CDS encoding nuclear transport factor 2 family protein; amino-acid sequence: MKTEAVLRAAYAAFNARDVAGALALMTPDVIWPNGMEGGTLRGHAAVRDYWTRQWTLIDPSVEPSRFTPTADGRVDVEVRQVVRDLQGAVLKDTVVHHVYALDGDRIASMEIREGGR
- a CDS encoding methyltransferase domain-containing protein, with translation MVPAMFAHWAADLVARAAPAAGARVLDVACGTGVVTRLLPARLGPGGRVLGLDLNPNMLAVARAVTKGLPIEWIEGNAQAMPLPDDAFDLVLCQQGLQLFPDKPAALREMHRVLAPGGRLLLAVWKSTAHCPGFAALERALAKYVGAAAAKLPPFSFGDRAALRGVMAGAGFRDLEIRADVKMTRFASPEAFYRIITGGAPQMLGLLAQLTDTQRRELVTEITETLAAHVDDAGLAFPQPAHIASARK
- a CDS encoding DUF1272 domain-containing protein, encoding MLELRPNCECCDRDLPPGTPDAVICSFECTFCRACADGVLGGLCPNCGGELVARPRRPAEKLGKYPASTKRIRKPEGCAPHYA
- a CDS encoding GNAT family N-acetyltransferase — its product is MIREYDALRDRKPLRTCVVELQDFERGLEPTLPKGEEMADRYLAHMLRRCDESLGRVFVAEEDGTVVGFVGVLGRVVPEPDESQAYAYVSDLVVLPAYRRHGLGRALLERAAAFARGKGAKTLRVGVLARNEGAARLYRSLGFGDYTIQLNKPLR
- a CDS encoding crotonase/enoyl-CoA hydratase family protein, producing the protein MAIRIETQGPVTTVIMDRPEARNAVDGPSARALADAFRAFDADPEQRVAVLWGAGGTFCAGADLKAFGSGTGLRVEPDGDGPMGPTRMLLDKPVIAAVSGYAVAGGIELALWCDLRVVEETATFGVFCRRWGVPLLDGGTVRLPRLIGLSRALDLILTGRPVDAREALAIGLANRVVPAGKAREEAEALARALADLPPLCLRSDRRSAHESMSLDLPAALAREYELGRVTRDSGESRAGALRFAGGEGRHGAPAPSR
- a CDS encoding DinB family protein, whose amino-acid sequence is ETREELARFVELLPMLLAGLEGAAWHARPSPAEWSPVEIVCHLRDEEVDDFGARLRVILAGGARFAPNDPEQNAVTRHYREADPAEALAAFVTHRRATLDLLAAAPPERLAGTAERPNGGRLSGLDLLASWVAHDRLHLQQLAGTLARLWAKRWGPLDVGYAGPIPYGG
- a CDS encoding AMP-binding protein — encoded protein: MSGMSLDEIVWRPDPAAAARTRIGRFMAAHRLDSLAALHARSIADPEWYWDAVVRDLGWTFSRPYTRVLDVSRGIAWPQWFPGGETNLTANCVDRNVAAGRGSELAVIWESEQAEVRTLTYAALAAEVNGLANALRRLGVGRGDTVGVFLPMSPEAVIAILAVTRIGAVYTPCFSGYGAQAVAARLQGCDAKVLITADGFYRRGGIVAMKQTADEAAASSPTVRHVVVQRRLNGDIPFTAGRDHWWHELVARESAECPALAVPADHPALIIYTSGTTGKPKGTVLTHGGFGIKNAHDFAYCMDIGVGDRVFWVTDLGWLMGPMLITGSLLLGATAVLFEGTPDYPQPDRLWALIARQRVTHLGISPTAVRALMPHGDEWVKKHDRSSLRVSISTGEPWNPAPYRWLFDAIGAGRVPIINYTGGTEISGGILSCFPNAPIKPCSFAGPIPGMAADVFGDDGTPVREQVGELVITRPWPGMTKGFWQDPARYEETYWSRWPNVWTHGDWAYVDADGFWFVHGRSDDTLKIAGKRVGPAEVESVLVGHPAVAEAAAIGIPHEIKGETVVCFAVLRPGQVPSEPLRAELTERVVHHMGKAIKPERLLFARELPKTRSAKIMRRVIRATYLGKEPGDLSSLDNPGGVKAIGEAV
- a CDS encoding carboxypeptidase regulatory-like domain-containing protein, yielding MGGLLGWIRHPYLPHAQAAVGLLAGVLSIGGFVYSYLWATAPVPPTSGDVAVMALDARTEKPIPDATLEVLTVKDALVTTLAPDANGRARQTIKEGNYRLRASHAGYSTEVRQIHVIGGNTSDLRVRLTPRTAKPPTPTATAPAGSAPSSGATATKSSPPASSSGGDFGKAVDEGVNAVKKIFR
- a CDS encoding MBL fold metallo-hydrolase; amino-acid sequence: MATVTLRFIGSGDSFGSGGRLQTCLHLSGAGEGSLLLDCGTTSLVGLKRLALDPSEVGWVLLTHLHVDHFGGVPFLVLDGQFSRRARPLVVAGPAGVGARMHAAMELFFPGSAAIARRFETSYVELRDREPVTIGPARVTPYLVDHPSGAPPHALRVEYGGRTVVYSGDTQWTDALLEAARGADLFVCEAYTFERRLRFHLDLATLRDHADRLDARRIILTHMGPEMLARQGDAPWECASDGLEVFI
- a CDS encoding amidohydrolase family protein — encoded protein: MKRSVTVAMAAYLASPGTPCHPRRMPPTSIKIEHARYVITVDDQRRIIRDGSVLVERGRITRVGRAAELADTRADRIIDARDLVVTPGFFNGHMHISYAHPVRGIFPDDVGSPLKHVFALQMAMTEEEEYHATLLGLLELVRSGTVCLLDPGSTKFPDACLQAYEAAGIRVILGECVTDRDAPFPLPKYPTAEAAARTTAFLDKWNGRLDGRVRAWAMPFSPETCSAELLQAVHRATEERGTGLTLHHGSGDQARRDYQARGAKSPTEYLEGLGVLGPRTLLAHALGIDDSEIDCIARTGTAVTMCPVTAAKGARGVGTHGRMPELVGRGVRVALGCDSPNNSNHLDMIRAMNMAAIQYKDARQDMSQIPAETALELGTRLGAAAMGLGDETGVIAPGRRADLVLFDTQRPEWQAIWNPVNNLVYNADGRSVHTVVIDGRVVIDAYRQTFVDERRLYGTVQEIGERLQARTGITFPASRWPIV
- a CDS encoding ArsC family (seleno)protein, producing the protein MTCRKTQGFLAKAGIDTAEQVDAKKVRMGPEQALALVKDVDQLYVAKGAKVVHLDLKREKPDRATLLGLLLGPSANLRAPTLRKGRTLLVGFDEPTYKALLR
- a CDS encoding DUF1344 domain-containing protein — its product is MFSLRSSIALAALAVLAFGPAAQAAELAGVVKQLDTAASTLTLEDGTELRVPSQDLMDKLHEGDKVLVTFEEKDGEKVVSSVEVTGQ
- a CDS encoding DinB family protein encodes the protein MATATVMGLKAKSDAAFANISKQLQGMEPYLDKSDAPGEWTVRQVLCHMLFEPGWDVVTVLKSFSTTNLPLIEIKGGEADISGPRATATGKQLLDLLDAQRKAVFTYLETLSESDLQRKARIPLFKQLMGNEQVPMPVYVGALFEYHWNDHAGQLAKIRKAVGLPDAK